A region of Natribaculum luteum DNA encodes the following proteins:
- a CDS encoding AzlC family ABC transporter permease yields the protein MNRDLKAGVRDALPLLLGVVPFALVTGIAAAEAGLTSGQAVGMSLLVFAGASQLAALELLGETAPIVVVVGTAVVINLRMLMYSASIAPYFADYRQRTRAFLAYFLTDQAYAMAIAEYGDEDDRDERSYYLGVAASIWAVWIVGTFVGVVVGAGVPESWGLSFAVPLVFLAILVPAMKSRPRTVAAAVGGIVAVVAAGLPFNLGLLVGALSGIAAGVLSEEVPR from the coding sequence ATGAACAGAGACCTCAAGGCAGGAGTTCGTGATGCGTTACCACTCCTCCTCGGGGTCGTCCCCTTTGCACTCGTCACTGGTATCGCAGCCGCCGAGGCGGGGCTGACGTCGGGGCAGGCAGTCGGGATGTCGCTCCTCGTCTTCGCGGGTGCCTCCCAGCTGGCCGCCCTCGAGTTGCTCGGCGAAACCGCACCGATCGTCGTCGTGGTCGGCACCGCGGTCGTGATCAACCTGCGGATGTTGATGTACTCGGCGTCGATCGCGCCGTACTTCGCCGACTACCGGCAGCGGACGCGTGCGTTTCTCGCGTACTTTCTCACGGACCAGGCGTACGCGATGGCGATCGCGGAGTACGGCGACGAGGACGACAGGGACGAACGGTCCTACTACCTCGGCGTCGCTGCAAGTATCTGGGCCGTCTGGATCGTCGGGACGTTCGTCGGCGTCGTCGTCGGTGCCGGCGTCCCCGAGTCGTGGGGACTCTCGTTTGCCGTCCCGCTCGTCTTCCTCGCGATCCTCGTTCCGGCGATGAAGAGCCGTCCGCGGACCGTCGCCGCGGCCGTCGGCGGGATCGTCGCCGTCGTCGCCGCCGGCTTGCCGTTCAACCTCGGTCTCCTCGTCGGTGCGCTCTCGGGTATCGCGGCTGGTGTGCTGTCGGAGGAGGTCCCGCGATGA
- a CDS encoding AzlD domain-containing protein: MTEHGPIAIWSAIVAIGIATFAIRLSFIYLFGQINDVPPRIKLALRFVPPAVLAALVAPALVTVGPTIQATLLDERLLAGLVAGAVAWRTENVFATIGVGMVALWTFRFLVF; encoded by the coding sequence ATGACCGAACACGGTCCGATCGCGATCTGGAGTGCCATCGTCGCGATCGGCATCGCCACGTTCGCGATCCGACTGTCGTTCATCTATCTGTTCGGACAGATAAACGACGTCCCGCCGCGGATCAAGCTGGCACTTCGATTCGTCCCGCCGGCGGTGCTTGCGGCGCTCGTCGCTCCCGCGCTGGTCACCGTCGGTCCGACGATCCAGGCGACGCTCCTCGATGAACGACTGCTCGCTGGCCTGGTCGCCGGTGCGGTCGCCTGGCGGACCGAGAACGTCTTCGCGACGATCGGCGTCGGGATGGTCGCGCTGTGGACGTTCCGGTTCCTCGTCTTTTGA
- a CDS encoding M14 family metallopeptidase — protein MTGEDSLVSVPAHRFQSSPLSRRQFVRLSAATAGAVAVPGAVSAETTSETFTSLYEFVLNHTDADFAVASLILLEDAAGFGDLEELGLHPETTTEPRPAAWARLTEDEAAAVADVESVTELQYSPGSNPFWRLGQYERGVFPDVYESVDFVDYEQLIDGMRRLESAHSDRLRFRAVGESPGYDNLFLDERDPKEVYVAEVTNDVTDEDSFREKEKVLFVQSIHGDERSGVEAGSRLVERLLAGEEPELEALLDDVVLLFLYANPDGWVARRPEYGDEPSFTRTTGAGNDPNRQYPTVGWIDSGRYPAEPDGANLRDDDPGVDDDVPEEYVTNVPDSLAIAEHMRSYENLEYGTDLHGMYWSEELIFGLIVNDQYDHGEYHDLYHLNRTTKTRLESALGPLLEEPKRQAFFEDLNERIGDEGGFDGSVLPTPEEAFDYGTILDTIGYTTSGTLISWMSQPPEKGGLGITMMAHEIGWDNAILDRIPYMPELVELHVVGYQEIIRATAAHTARDVEATIETDGASTAYVETDALTRTSADLEPVDADRVVDSASVTLGARPRDVHVDVSSHAVELSVSVDPDHGEFVRARLVDPTGRTVHQYNPLAGSGPQPRPGVEWTIEDPEPGEWTVELKTLRSDRDASVTVRSAVLLTERGDAVETVDPLEAIGYQQRAYEVTPLEYYDAYAEYTTGPGRSNGRTRGRHGGPQSIDGLSVEEIRDGGLFRGRSRRLAVDNVVVNHDDGIDDDAYVAELDRFVDAGGTLVATDRGVHLLGVMETAAAGDLEPDDVAEFEAFSSFLGEKNADHPLLAGTRPIQRELWKPAPLGYPIDVPGYAPTTGIDPDAFEDAGGSIAGIAYDDPFGADPVLWVAAGTLPTDDGAIHVIGGLLPPGRQRNLHPFGLLEHTPTFLGHTMLTNALGYRQRRYVDGELIDTFGD, from the coding sequence ATGACAGGTGAGGACTCGCTAGTATCCGTTCCAGCGCACAGGTTCCAATCGAGTCCCCTCTCTCGACGGCAGTTCGTCCGGCTCTCGGCGGCGACGGCCGGTGCGGTCGCGGTCCCCGGTGCCGTCTCGGCCGAGACCACGTCGGAGACGTTCACGTCGCTGTACGAGTTCGTCCTGAACCACACCGACGCCGACTTCGCCGTCGCCTCGCTGATCTTACTCGAGGACGCGGCGGGTTTTGGGGACCTCGAGGAGCTCGGACTTCACCCCGAGACGACGACCGAGCCACGACCGGCGGCGTGGGCGAGGCTGACCGAGGACGAGGCCGCCGCCGTTGCGGACGTCGAGTCGGTGACGGAGCTCCAGTATTCCCCCGGCTCGAACCCGTTCTGGAGGCTCGGACAGTACGAACGGGGCGTCTTCCCCGACGTCTACGAGAGCGTCGACTTCGTCGACTACGAGCAGTTGATCGACGGGATGCGCCGACTCGAGTCGGCCCACTCGGATCGGTTGCGGTTCCGCGCGGTCGGGGAGAGTCCGGGGTACGATAACCTCTTTCTCGACGAGCGTGATCCGAAGGAGGTCTACGTCGCCGAGGTCACCAACGACGTCACCGACGAGGATAGCTTTCGGGAGAAAGAGAAGGTGCTGTTCGTCCAGTCGATACACGGCGACGAACGCTCCGGCGTCGAGGCCGGCTCCCGACTCGTCGAGCGACTGCTCGCCGGTGAGGAGCCCGAACTCGAGGCGCTGCTCGACGACGTCGTCCTCCTGTTCCTCTACGCGAATCCCGACGGATGGGTCGCCCGCCGACCCGAGTACGGCGACGAGCCGTCGTTCACGCGTACCACCGGCGCTGGCAACGACCCGAACCGGCAGTACCCGACCGTCGGCTGGATCGACTCGGGTCGGTACCCCGCCGAGCCCGACGGGGCGAACCTCCGGGACGACGATCCGGGCGTCGACGACGACGTTCCCGAGGAGTACGTTACGAACGTCCCGGACTCGCTGGCGATCGCCGAGCACATGCGCAGTTACGAGAACCTCGAGTACGGAACGGACCTCCACGGGATGTACTGGTCCGAAGAGCTGATCTTCGGGCTCATCGTCAACGACCAGTACGACCACGGTGAGTATCACGACCTCTACCACCTCAACCGGACGACGAAGACGCGCCTCGAGTCGGCGCTCGGGCCGCTGCTCGAGGAGCCGAAACGGCAGGCGTTCTTCGAGGATCTGAACGAGCGGATCGGCGACGAGGGCGGGTTCGACGGGAGCGTGCTGCCGACGCCGGAGGAGGCGTTCGACTACGGAACGATCCTCGACACCATCGGGTACACGACCTCCGGGACGCTCATCAGCTGGATGAGCCAGCCGCCCGAGAAGGGCGGACTCGGCATCACGATGATGGCCCACGAGATCGGCTGGGACAACGCGATCCTCGATCGCATCCCCTACATGCCGGAACTGGTCGAGCTCCACGTCGTCGGCTACCAGGAGATCATCCGGGCGACGGCGGCGCACACGGCCAGGGACGTCGAGGCGACTATCGAGACCGACGGCGCGTCGACGGCGTACGTCGAGACGGACGCCCTCACACGAACGTCTGCGGATCTCGAGCCCGTCGACGCCGACCGCGTCGTCGACTCGGCGTCGGTCACGCTCGGTGCCCGTCCTCGCGACGTTCACGTCGACGTCTCCTCGCACGCCGTCGAACTCTCGGTCTCGGTCGATCCGGACCACGGCGAGTTCGTCCGTGCACGGCTGGTCGATCCGACCGGACGAACGGTCCACCAGTACAACCCCCTCGCCGGGTCAGGTCCACAGCCGCGACCGGGCGTCGAGTGGACGATCGAGGACCCCGAACCCGGCGAGTGGACGGTCGAACTGAAGACGCTCCGTAGCGACCGCGACGCGTCCGTCACCGTCCGCAGCGCCGTCTTGCTGACCGAGCGCGGCGACGCCGTCGAGACGGTCGATCCGCTCGAGGCGATCGGCTACCAGCAACGCGCCTACGAGGTGACGCCGCTCGAGTACTACGACGCCTACGCCGAGTACACCACGGGCCCGGGGCGTAGTAACGGTCGCACTCGCGGTCGCCACGGTGGGCCACAGTCTATCGACGGACTCTCCGTCGAGGAGATCCGCGACGGCGGGCTCTTCCGGGGTCGAAGCCGTCGGCTCGCCGTCGACAACGTCGTCGTCAACCACGACGACGGGATCGACGACGACGCGTACGTGGCCGAACTCGATCGGTTCGTCGACGCGGGCGGCACGCTCGTTGCGACCGACCGCGGCGTCCACCTCCTCGGCGTCATGGAAACCGCCGCGGCCGGCGACCTCGAGCCCGACGACGTCGCGGAGTTCGAGGCGTTCAGTTCGTTCCTCGGGGAGAAAAACGCCGACCACCCGCTGCTCGCCGGGACGCGGCCGATCCAGCGAGAGCTCTGGAAGCCAGCACCGCTTGGCTATCCGATCGACGTGCCGGGCTACGCGCCGACGACGGGGATCGATCCGGACGCCTTCGAGGACGCTGGCGGATCGATCGCCGGGATCGCCTACGACGACCCGTTCGGTGCCGATCCCGTCCTATGGGTCGCCGCCGGGACGCTCCCGACCGACGACGGTGCGATCCACGTGATCGGCGGCCTCCTCCCGCCAGGACGCCAGCGAAACCTCCATCCGTTCGGCCTGCTCGAGCACACGCCGACGTTCCTCGGACACACGATGCTGACGAACGCGCTCGGCTATCGGCAGCGTCGGTACGTCGACGGCGAACTGATCGACACCTTCGGGGACTGA
- a CDS encoding DUF7522 family protein, whose amino-acid sequence MTDEIADERADQLISACRTAVGDQLRSLTYFTRDEFDQLYLRSDLERDADLAGFVDYESIGFDAHTAYRGSELGDYQFTIRVFDEGFLLRVTTETEGVFATTDGVTIQDFREAATALATILEGI is encoded by the coding sequence ATGACCGACGAAATTGCCGACGAGCGGGCCGACCAGCTGATCAGCGCCTGCCGCACGGCGGTCGGCGATCAACTGCGCTCGCTGACGTATTTCACCAGAGACGAGTTCGACCAGCTGTACCTCCGCTCGGATCTGGAGCGAGACGCCGACCTCGCAGGGTTCGTCGACTACGAGTCGATCGGGTTCGACGCCCACACCGCCTACCGCGGTTCCGAACTCGGCGACTACCAGTTCACGATCCGCGTGTTCGACGAGGGGTTCTTGCTCCGCGTGACGACGGAAACGGAGGGGGTATTCGCGACGACCGACGGCGTCACCATCCAGGATTTCAGGGAGGCGGCGACGGCGCTCGCGACCATCCTCGAGGGTATCTGA
- a CDS encoding CPBP family intramembrane glutamic endopeptidase, with amino-acid sequence MTRRDTLVTRSGFDVWGFLLFSHGWTFAWWGVPILAGWHAFRFPGIVFLIVGGLGVTIGGVVMSWLVEGRTGLVDLWRRLIELRRIPTRWGLVVLFLWPALAVVGAAMAAVIDGQPQPIDAGPLLAVLADPIALVVTLVPIFLLGPFHEEIGWRGYWLDRLQLRWGALTASLVLGVAWALWHAPLFAMVGYFSSWDFAPDPLFFGYNVLVGAVLYTWLYNNTNRSVIGVILFHFVGNATGQLLEVTPQADLYETAVTTLVVVAVLVWWGPTDLRRDAPRPHPADDVTVEA; translated from the coding sequence ATGACGCGCCGTGATACGCTCGTGACCCGATCGGGATTCGACGTCTGGGGATTCCTGCTTTTCTCCCACGGCTGGACGTTCGCCTGGTGGGGCGTCCCGATCCTCGCAGGCTGGCACGCCTTCCGGTTTCCCGGCATCGTGTTCCTGATCGTCGGCGGGCTGGGGGTGACCATCGGCGGCGTCGTCATGTCGTGGCTGGTCGAGGGACGGACCGGACTCGTCGACCTCTGGCGACGACTGATCGAACTGCGGCGGATCCCGACGCGGTGGGGCCTGGTCGTCCTCTTTCTCTGGCCGGCGCTCGCGGTCGTCGGGGCCGCGATGGCAGCGGTGATCGACGGACAGCCACAGCCGATCGACGCCGGACCGCTGCTCGCGGTGCTCGCCGATCCGATCGCGCTGGTCGTCACGCTGGTCCCCATCTTCCTCCTCGGTCCGTTCCACGAGGAGATCGGCTGGCGCGGCTACTGGCTCGACCGCCTCCAGTTGCGCTGGGGCGCGCTGACCGCCAGCCTCGTCCTCGGCGTCGCGTGGGCGCTCTGGCACGCGCCGCTTTTCGCGATGGTCGGCTACTTCAGCAGCTGGGACTTCGCGCCCGACCCCCTCTTTTTCGGCTACAACGTTCTCGTCGGTGCCGTCCTCTACACGTGGCTGTACAACAACACGAACCGCAGCGTGATCGGCGTGATCCTGTTTCACTTCGTCGGTAACGCCACGGGACAGTTACTCGAGGTCACACCCCAGGCGGATCTCTACGAGACGGCGGTGACGACGCTTGTCGTCGTCGCCGTCCTCGTCTGGTGGGGGCCGACCGACCTCCGCCGGGACGCGCCGCGTCCGCACCCGGCAGACGACGTGACGGTGGAGGCGTGA
- a CDS encoding AbrB/MazE/SpoVT family DNA-binding domain-containing protein yields the protein MSDVALDDRGRLTLPKEVRERYGDRYHVVQLPDGLKLIPVADDPLEALRDEFADVEKSAGELCKEAREAALDEAGR from the coding sequence ATGTCAGACGTAGCGCTGGACGACCGTGGTCGTCTCACGCTCCCAAAGGAGGTCCGAGAGCGATACGGGGACCGATATCACGTCGTGCAGCTTCCTGATGGGCTCAAATTGATTCCTGTCGCCGACGACCCGCTCGAGGCACTCAGGGACGAATTCGCGGACGTCGAGAAGTCGGCCGGCGAACTTTGTAAAGAAGCACGTGAAGCAGCGCTCGATGAGGCCGGACGATAG